Below is a genomic region from Lampris incognitus isolate fLamInc1 chromosome 2, fLamInc1.hap2, whole genome shotgun sequence.
GTTTTCTCTTCCGTTTCTGTTGTTGTCTCGGTCTTTTTCCTACTGTGTCTGCTATGGCTGAAGCGGCTGCATATACGAGCTGGTTGATTTCTGTTAGGTTCAACAGTCTTGTCATCTTGCCCTTGATGTTTTGGATGACTTCGTTGGTGAGTCTGGGTGCTTCTTTGGAGTGGTGGTCTTTGATCTTTGGGATTATTAGTCGTTCTTTGATAGGACTTTCTTTCAGGGTTTCCCATATCTGCCGGATGCTTACTGTCATCTTTGCTTCTTTCTCATTGTATTCTTCCTGGACTGCCTCTGCTTGGTGTTgtacttcgggggggggggggggggtccgtgatggtggtttctgcttgttcttcttcctcttcaccagtTGCTGCTGTCTCGTCTGACTTGTTGATGTTTAGCACCTCAATGTTTGTGTTGGGGATGCTCTGTCTGAtcttttttcatatgttttcgaGTTCCAGGTCTGTTAGTCTTTGGTTTTTAATGATGTCACACCTGACATTGGAGAGTTTGTTGGCATCAAGATTCAATCTGTCCATGGAGTGTTTTTCTCACCAGATGTTGTAGGCAGCTTTGGACATTGACATTACTGTTGGGTTCAGTGAAGCAATCTAGAATGCTTCCATGACATCTTTATACTGTTGTTGTAAATAGAAGTCCActgtggctatacaaataaaattgacttgacttgactgtgagGAGTGTCCTCGGTGTGGTGTTCCTCTAATAACtggtgggtagagtttgttccagtagcagaCTTTTCGACCGCAATCTGGTTCCTCGCTGGGGATCGCGGTCCTTGTTGACCCGCGCGACGACCGATGCAGTATGGTGATTTAGTTAGTCGTAATTGCATCATTGTGCTTAACTGTAAGAGCCCCTTtggccgcttgtattgctggcttgccatacttgTGTTGCCCAGTCGGTGCCACATGGAGGAGGGGGTGAACTTCTAtggaccttattattattattatcactgcaCATATGGTTACACAGTTTGCTGTAAATGCGCTGCAAATGCTGACTCCTGAGAGTAAGAAAATTTCCCCATACTTTGAAAAGCCCCATAGGGAATAAAAGGAGATAACATGACTAGTTTTTACAACTCTACAAAATTTCTACTGAATTTGCAGCTACTGTGCAATTAATTCTTCACATGCTTGGGAATGTGCTTGACAAGATTTAGTGGTAAACGTGAATGATGAATACTAGGGTGTGCACTTTAAGCAAGTGTGGAGTGATGCCGAGCAGGTGAAAGGTTAATGCACCTGTATTTATATGTGTTTGCAAATAGGTATATAGTGAGAAACTTAAGAGGATTTCTGCAATACCAGTAAACATTTAGCATTTTCTTTTTCTGGATCACTTGCTTCCAGTCACTTTATCTGCATACTGATAATATTTTATTGCATTAAAGATAATCATACCAATTAAATTAAACCACTTGtatgaaattgtgcatttgcaGGAGTAGTAAGTGAACAAGGAATAAAAATGTGTTGTTGTCACCATGAGCTGAAGTGACTTTGATAGAAGAAAGTCTCATCAGCAGCATCTAACACAGCTTAAAAATATCGCCCTCAAACTGCAGGTGCTTAACACCTTGCTAAACAAAATGGAAAGGGCTGTCAATGCCAGTGCAAAATATGCCTTGATCACATAATGAAAACATGCATCACTGCCATTTTAGATATGCTCATTTGCATATTATTTCCCATGTACAAAGCATAGGCTGCCAAATTTTATAACAAAAACATTTTTCTGCATCCACACCCAGGTTTCACGCATTGCTGAAGTGCAAAGAGACAGGCCACACAAAGAACAGTCAATTTGTTTCTCAGACAGTGCCTTCTTGAAAGGATGCTAGAAGtagcttgtttttctttttgtctgtcttgtgttgttcacgcacacacactgatatCTGCTCTAAGCGCATACCTGCAGCAGGGCTTATGGCCAGGACTATTTTGATATAAAACAAAACCTGTATGCCACCACCTGATCAATCTGTCAAGTCTCAAGCTGCGGCGACATCCTTAAACATATGTGATTAAATGTAGGTGATGAAATGTCCTTCTGATGTTATTTCAgtcacagagaacatgcaaatctGAAATGAAAAGTCAAAAGGAATAACCGGGAGAGGGAAGGTAGAGAATATGGGAGGCAAATGTGTCCTCACACTGATTTTTGGAGTAGAGGAGAGTAGGGCATATTGTGACTCTGTTGCCAGAGGACATCATTAATATGATCGAGCAGTAATATGCTTTACTTCCTTTTCTTTAAATCAGCGCTCTGTTTAGATGTGGTCCAGGTCACTGTTATCTGATTTGACAACAGTTTTAACTTTTCacacataaaaaacaaaaaacaaaaaacactacaTTTTAAGCAATAAGACTTTGTAGAGAATGGAAGTCCAAAGTTACGATTTTGTGCAGGGTTTAGGAGTAACGTGGGCTTCTTTGGGCACTATTCATTGACTCTTTACACAAAGCTAATCTTCAAGTGTTGACAGACATCAGTTTCGGGCAACTTGTCCCAGTGATTTTAGGGTGAGTTGTCACATGTGACAGCTTGTGTCAACAACCAACCAAGCCTTTCCAGGCTCCATCTCAGACCCTGTACTGCCGCGGTACAGCATCAGCCCAGCCTGGTTCCTAGTCCAGCACCATAAGCACCAGCCATCTACCCTTGCCACTAATATGGACACTGACCAAGGACTGCTGGCACAGAAGAACATGTTGCAATATCATAATGCTGGCATACACAACCAGCTCTCTGATGAAGAAGACAACATAAAAACACCGCTTTTCACTGAAGTATCAGTGAGGGAGGAACTGTAAATTGGAAAAAGAAGAAACAATTAGGAAACGGgcaaaatttaaaaagaaaaacaagactcCCTCCTACAACAAGCAATTCTGCAAAATCCAAAATGACCCTTGGAAAAAAAAGTTCCTCTCATAATccaattgtccgtaggtgtgaattgtgtgtgtgtgtgtgtgtgtgtgtgtgtgtgtgtgtgtgtgtgtgtttctctgcctTCTGCCCAACTGGGTAGGCTGATGGGCCAGTTCCATCTGATAGGCTCCAGCCCCCTGCAACCCTGAATCAGATTAAACGAGTTGACTAATGGATGGCTTTGCTATGTCATTCATATATAACTGCTGTGTTCATGCAAGTGGAGTGTGATATGAGTTATCAGCAGGCACAAATTATCATTGCATCTGCATATCTGCCATTATTgttctctttcacacacaaaacaaacaatttGCAATATGTAAGCAGGTTGTTAGTTAGCAGGGCATTTATTATAAATCAATAAAAGATGTGGGGCACCCTGGGAGCCTCATACCATGACTGACATTTATGGTTGTCATTGCACTGGTGTTTGACCACTTGAAATCCCAGAGATTAATTTGTTATAAAACGGTTTCTAGTCCTATTGAGTCAGTATCTTCTCCACTGCTgcatttaaaaattatttttttttaaaatgactcAAACTTATTTTCTACTTACTCATGTTGTGGTATCTTTTGGCAAAGGTCTTGCATGAGCTTTGTGTGTCATATCTTCTTGCAAGCCACCACACATTGCCTCTTGGGCAAACTTGCCCCACTTGGCTGCCATGGTGAAGATATAAAATGCGTTGCATCATTTTTCCACATGAAAGTCTTCTTGGACAGTAGCCATTAAAACCAACATCTAAAGTATTTGATTTGGATATTCATGGATTAACTATTGTCATAGATGTGCTGGTGATAAAAAATAACACCATAAGACATTAAAATGCATGCACGTTGTTGAGACAGTAGCTTTACCATACATGTAATTCATGATAGTAGCAGGAActgacttgatgcatgctcaataatccaggtaagactgtcaaagaaggttgaatcagttcatctggacacaacctttattgacaggTATGTTTCAGCAGGAACTATATTAATGCCATGAATGATCCATGTCTAACGTTTTTCATGTTACATTGCTAAAAGACTATATACACTTTGAGTTGTCACGTGTGTGTTTTCTCTATACTCCTTCTCTCGGTAGTATTACATTTAAACCTCACCACTGCCGGTTCAACCTTGCCCTTTACTACCCTTCTCCACAATGTGCTCGTTGACACAGACTACTATGGCCTCGCCCTCTGCATTGTAGCTGTATAAGTCATTGGCACCGCATATTATTCAATTATTTACACAGGCTCGTGAGTGCTTGCAGAGttagctaaggagtgtttatggtAAAAGATGGCACATCATGAGAAAATAAATTGTAGTGTTAAGGTGTGTGCTGTGTGCTGTGGTTGAAAAGGGACTGCATTGCCTGCAATATTTCTGCAAGGAGAAGTAAATGGCTTGTGTACCGCATAACTGATCAATTAATAAATATTTTCCGGGGGGTTTATTTGTGTTGGGACTCAGAACTCCTGCCCAGAATTACCAGGGAACAAAACTGGCAGATTCATTTGCTTCTATTCACTGTTTAGTAAAACAGAGATAAATCTTTATGGTAAAAGTTTCACACCACAGTAGAAATGAAAGACATGTGCATGTGAAAAGTTAGAGTGGAACGAAAAAGAATGAAGGCCTCACCTATAAGAAAGGtgacaagaagaaaaaaacaaaaactataaGCACAGAACTTGTCAAGAGAAAATTTTGCTTCAAAATTTGAAATATGTGGTACTTATTCGGGGGCAGTTTTTAAAACTGCAAGAGCGCTCACCGTTTTTAAGTTatttaatcaaatcaaatcttAATTCTGCACAAAATGGTGCATGGGGAATCTCACTACATGTGGCAACCCATTTGGCAGCATGCTTCCCCTTTGGGACGGGAGAGGTGTCTCTAAATTTTCAGTTTAATTAACGTGCTAAGATGTATTTGCTGTGCCGCAGTGTAACGCTTATTACTTATTATATGAGGGTATGAGTAtaacaaaaatgaatctttttTCACTCATCCGCATTCCAAAATAAGAGCTGTGAGTCTTTAATGCTTTGACATAAGTAAACCGGCTTAATCGTCTATATATTGCTGTTGTCATTTCACATTCTCTTTGAGTGTTAGCTATATGTTAAGACTTAAAAAATGTAAGTATGCTGTAAAAATGTGCAGAGAAAGTCCTTTCACTCATGTGCTTTCCACAAAAGGTTGTGGCCGTCTCTTTCTTTTTGTGTGAAGGGTGTGTTCGGGCTTATCTCCTGACAATCCCTCCCTACCTGTTTTACAGGACAGGCCACTCCTGCCATCCACCCTGAGGCAAGGCAAGCAGAGGTGGACGGGTGGGTGGATAGAGAAAGCGAGAGTGCAGCTTAAAGTGAGAAGTAGCTGAATGTTGTAATTCCAGGTGGAGGGCCCCTCCCCTTTGCTTTGCACAGCCATAAAAGCAGACTGAGACAGCAATCAGACACTCAGAGGGACTTGACTCTCCTTTCGAGGCCTGCTTGTCTTCAGCCACCCTCCAGTTATACACAGAGTCTTTTTGAGACTTCAAGCCTTTTGCTTTTAACAGCAGAGTCAGTTACCCTTAAGATTGCAACCATGAGCACGAAGTCAGTCAGAGTTTCAAAGAGCTTCTCCAGTCAGTCCCTCTCTGGACCAGGCACCTACTCCAGCGGTATGTCTGTGCGCCGCAGTGGGTTTGGTGGTGTTAGATCAGCAGGTGGATATGGAGGTGGTGCAGGGGCCAACTACtcttacagcagcagcagcagtgctgGAGGTCTGGGCCTTGGCATTGGCAgtggctttggcaatatgtatggCGGTGGCATGGGAGTCGTATCTGCCCCTATCACAGCTGTCACAGTCAACCAGAGCCTCCTGGCCCCCCTGAATCTGGAGATTGACCCTACCATCCAGGCCGTTCGCACACAGGAGAAGGAACAAATCAAGACCCTCAACAACCGCTTCGCCTCCTTCATTGACAAGGTCAGCTCCTTTTAGTACTGTCTGCTTCTCCTCTGTATAGACAACTTAGCCCTCATCCTATGAATGCTGATTCAGTATCAATCAGTCAAAAGTGAATCCTTGCATTTCGACGCTTTTCCTTTGTGAGCATTTCTGAGTGAATAAAACTCGATAGAAAAGTCAGTGTTATAAAACTCTACTTTAGTCCCACAATTAAGTGTCACTTATTAGAGATGGTTATTGATGAGATATTTGTATCAGTCAAAGTCTAAATCACTTTACTTCTGATCCCGATCAAAGAATTTCATGTGGCATTAGCAACACACCCCTAAACATTCCTTGATAATGGTGAAAACTGTTTACCGGGCACAGACATGCAGCTCTTTTTGCTGACAGGAGCTTTCACTGACATGTCATAACTATCCATAAGCTCAGGAATCTGGGCATGGGGCTGGaaacacacaagaaaaaaaaaggcgagAGAGCTATCAAACTTATCTCTTTTGTGATCCATCCATCAATGAATAACTGCCTCTGGGATGAGTAAAGTTTTAAaactcaagtttttttttctgattatGCATCACTCTATCGGTTGTCACTGGGTACCCCACCCTTTAGGTTACCTATGAAAAAAAGGGACCCTGTACTTTTGACTTAGCCTGCAGTGGCCTTTCTGCCCACTTTCCAAATATGGGTGTGGACTCTTATTGGTCTGACTGGCCCGTCTCATAACATGGAGACTAGCAGGTGTTTTAGGGATCTGCCATACAAACAGAGTCCAAAGTCTGGTGACTGCCTATCACCAAGCTATTACAAATGCCAAGTGCAGAGCAATAAATTACTGCATAGCCTACCATTTACTCCGTGTTTGCACTGGCAAGCCAACTGCATACCGAGTTTCATTTGATAGTGTAGAGTGATAATTTATAAAGACCTTAACCTGGCACTGAATCAGCATTCAATACAAAGTAAATAACCCTTGAAACTCAGGTGCTTTGTGTTCTGTGGTTTATCTGCCACACCTAGTTTTTTATGGTTGGGTGACTGTGCGGCCCTCTGAGCTCAGCAGAGCATCTGAGATGAGTCATAGTCAAACAAGAGATAGGTGAGATGTTGAAAGCCACACAGACACAATAAACTCCTCCCTTGTGGGGGAAGTCTGGATCTGCCAGAACAAGCATATGtatctttcttttcctcttctgtTTTGAGAAAGAGGAATAACAATGACATACTATGTACCATGGCAGGCTATCAAGGATATAATCTTATTTATACTTCCCAGGATTTTAGCTGCAATGACAGGGTGAATACCCAGAGAATGCCATATGCCTCCATGAGTTAGAGTGAATGCTGACAGGGTGGGGCAGTTTAGGCCCAACACTATGATGCTATCTACTCAGCAGTACAAGTAAAGGTGTGGTATTTTCATATGTCCCTGTTATTCGGTAAAACTTGACATGGAGGACTACTGCAAAGTGGCACACCCTTAAATTCATTAATCTGTTATTTGTCTTGGTCAGAATGTTTCAATCGTGTTTGTATGTGAAAGAAATGAAGGAGTATTGAAGTTATGACTGTGGCACAATTTAATCCCTGCATCCTTATTTATAGATTCCTTCATAACACCAAACCCAGTAAAATTAGAACATTTTACAATTATCTAAAAATCTTTCCTGTTTCTGTCCATCTACAGGTACGCTTCCTGGAGCAACAGAACAAGATGCTGGAGACCAAGTGGAGCCTCCTACAGGACCAGACCACCACCCGCTCCAACATTGATGGCATGTTCGAGGCCTACATTGGCAACCTGCGCAGACAGCTTGATGGGCTGGGCAACGAGAAGGTCAAGCTGGAGGGAGAGCTGAGGAACATGCAGGGCCTGGTTGAGGACTTCAAAAACAAGTGAGTGTTGGCATGACATAGTCCATACATATATAAGAATAGAATATACAGTGATAACAAATACTGTCCAAACACAACATTGTTTTCAAGATGGGCCAGAGAAAATGTTTGCTAAAATGTTGCCTTGTCTTTCAAAAGGTACGAAGATGAAATCAACAAGcgtgcagcagtggagaatgagttTGTGCTGCTGAAGAAGGTGCGAATAAAGACAGTTGTCCCATTTTCCACTGTGGAGTTTGAAATTGCATAGTTCATAATAAAAAATAtatcaatgaataaataaaaattcaATAATTCTCTCTCCAGGATGTTGATGGTGCCTACATGAACAAGGTTGAGCTGGAGGCCAAGGTTGATGCCCTTCAAGATGAGATCAACTTCCTCAGGGCCGTCTATGAGGCTGTATGTACTACACCATATTGTTAAACATCACCCACATACATGCTGAAAGCTACTAGTTATCCAGGAGTAGCGACTAATtcatgaaaacaaaaaagaaaaaccttcatCTGTACTTAAAAATATCCATTGGTTCCCCAGGAGCTTCGTGAGCTGCAGAGCCAGATCAAGGACACCTCAGTCATTGTGGAGATGGACAACAGCCGTAACCTCGACATGGATTCCATTGTGGCTGAAGTGCGTGCTCAATATGAGGAAATTGCCAACCGAAGCAGAGCCGAGGCCGAGTCATGGTACAAACAGAAGGTGAGTGAAAAGCAAAACCAACTGAGAGAAACCGGGTCATGAACCTACAGCTGATTTGCTTTGCTAGTTTCTCGATCATGTTTCTCATACACTTTTCTTGTCCCCCCCGGCTAGTATGAGGAGATGCAGACCTCAGCTGGACAGTATGGTGAGGACCTACGCTCAACCAAGACTGAGATCGCTGAGCTGAACCGCATGATTGCCCGTCTTCAGAATGAAATTGAAGCTGTCAAGGGACAGGTATGTTTCTGCAACCTCTTGCATTCTGGCAAGGGCCAAACATAAAGAATACTAAACAGTTGATAAAGTAATCAGCTGTTAAGGGAGAAGTCTAATTCCAAAGCATTTGGTTTTCTGCAGAGGGCTAGCCTTGAGGCTCAGATTGCTGAGGCTGAGGAGCGCGGTGAGCTCGCAGTGAAGGACGCCAAGCTCCGCATCAGGGACCTGGAGGATGCTCTCCAGAAAGCCAAGCAGGACATGGCCCGCCAGGTGCGCGAGTACCAGGAGCTGATGAATGTCAAACTTGCCCTGGATATCGAGATTGCCACCTACAGAAAACTgctggagggagaggagagcaggTAGGCTAAAACACTGAATTGTAATATATTTTGTTTGTCATAGCTGCAGCTTTTTTTGCATGCTGCCTCAACCTTCATTTAAACACTATGCTCACAATTCTTTACTCTGTCAATAGACTGT
It encodes:
- the LOC130108388 gene encoding keratin, type II cytoskeletal 8-like — protein: MSTKSVRVSKSFSSQSLSGPGTYSSGMSVRRSGFGGVRSAGGYGGGAGANYSYSSSSSAGGLGLGIGSGFGNMYGGGMGVVSAPITAVTVNQSLLAPLNLEIDPTIQAVRTQEKEQIKTLNNRFASFIDKVRFLEQQNKMLETKWSLLQDQTTTRSNIDGMFEAYIGNLRRQLDGLGNEKVKLEGELRNMQGLVEDFKNKYEDEINKRAAVENEFVLLKKDVDGAYMNKVELEAKVDALQDEINFLRAVYEAELRELQSQIKDTSVIVEMDNSRNLDMDSIVAEVRAQYEEIANRSRAEAESWYKQKYEEMQTSAGQYGEDLRSTKTEIAELNRMIARLQNEIEAVKGQRASLEAQIAEAEERGELAVKDAKLRIRDLEDALQKAKQDMARQVREYQELMNVKLALDIEIATYRKLLEGEESR